The following proteins come from a genomic window of Malus sylvestris chromosome 4, drMalSylv7.2, whole genome shotgun sequence:
- the LOC126620082 gene encoding protein LURP-one-related 10-like isoform X4, which produces MKEAEAGERLLAYADPSPSAFTNRELTAFDNPAAAIISPHFCSSHSMDLAIVRKVLTIREGNFVVTDITGNMIFKVRGSLLFSLHDRRVLLDTAGYPIITLRKKLTSAHDRWQVYRGDSKETRDLIFSAKKSSVVQFKTTLDVFLAHNITEDAPDFKVKGSWHEQSCFIYGGNSSTIVAQMHKKHTVKSVLFGKDNFVVTVYPGIDQAFIVALIVILDEINCPRQRST; this is translated from the exons ATGAAAGAAGCAGAAGCTGGCGAACGATTATTAGCATACGCTGATCCATCTCCATCAGCGTTTACTAATCGCGAGCTAACAGCGTTCGATAATCCAGCTGCTGCGATCATCAGCCCTCACTTCTGTAGTTCCCATTCTATGGATCTTGCAATTGTCAGAAAAGTTTTAACGATACGTGAGGGCAACTTTGTAGTCACCGATATCACTGGTAACATGATTTTTAAAGTACGAGGATCTCTTTTATTCAGCCTTCATGACCGCCGAGTCTTGCTTGACACTGCCGGGTATCCTATTATTACTCTAAGAAAAAAG TTGACGAGTGCACACGACAGATGGCAAGTTTATAGAGGGGATAGCAAAGAAACCAGGGATCTCATCTTCAGTGCTAAGAAATCTTCAGTCGTCCAATTTAAGACCACATTGGATGTTTTCTTAGCACATAACATTACAGAGGATGCACCAGACTTCAAGGTCAAAGGAAGTTGGCATGAACAATCCTGCTTCATATACGGGGGAAACTCCTCCACCATCGTCGCCCAA ATGCATAAGAAGCACACAGTTAAAAGCGTGCTGTTTGGGAAGGACAATTTCGTGGTGACAGTGTATCCTGGGATTGACCAAGCATTCATCGTCGCGCTTATTGTGATTCTTGATGAGATTAACTG TCCGAGACAGAGAAGCACTTGA
- the LOC126620082 gene encoding protein LURP-one-related 10-like isoform X2 — MKEAEAGERLLAYADPSPSAFTNRELTAFDNPAAAIISPHFCSSHSMDLAIVRKVLTIREGNFVVTDITGNMIFKVRGSLLFSLHDRRVLLDTAGYPIITLRKKLTSAHDRWQVYRGDSKETRDLIFSAKKSSVVQFKTTLDVFLAHNITEDAPDFKVKGSWHEQSCFIYGGNSSTIVAQMHKKHTVKSVLFGKDNFVVTVYPGIDQAFIVALIVILDEINWRAMTFFFKSETEKHLKEGSRSSKPEDELPLLEERSLTTSRESG; from the exons ATGAAAGAAGCAGAAGCTGGCGAACGATTATTAGCATACGCTGATCCATCTCCATCAGCGTTTACTAATCGCGAGCTAACAGCGTTCGATAATCCAGCTGCTGCGATCATCAGCCCTCACTTCTGTAGTTCCCATTCTATGGATCTTGCAATTGTCAGAAAAGTTTTAACGATACGTGAGGGCAACTTTGTAGTCACCGATATCACTGGTAACATGATTTTTAAAGTACGAGGATCTCTTTTATTCAGCCTTCATGACCGCCGAGTCTTGCTTGACACTGCCGGGTATCCTATTATTACTCTAAGAAAAAAG TTGACGAGTGCACACGACAGATGGCAAGTTTATAGAGGGGATAGCAAAGAAACCAGGGATCTCATCTTCAGTGCTAAGAAATCTTCAGTCGTCCAATTTAAGACCACATTGGATGTTTTCTTAGCACATAACATTACAGAGGATGCACCAGACTTCAAGGTCAAAGGAAGTTGGCATGAACAATCCTGCTTCATATACGGGGGAAACTCCTCCACCATCGTCGCCCAA ATGCATAAGAAGCACACAGTTAAAAGCGTGCTGTTTGGGAAGGACAATTTCGTGGTGACAGTGTATCCTGGGATTGACCAAGCATTCATCGTCGCGCTTATTGTGATTCTTGATGAGATTAACTG GCGTGCCATGACCTTCTTCTTCAAGTCCGAGACAGAGAAGCACTTGAAGGAAGGATCCCGATCCAGCAAGCCAGAGGACGAGTTGCCGCTGTTGGAGGAGAGAAGCTTGACTACCTCTCGAGAAAGCGGCTGA
- the LOC126620082 gene encoding protein LURP-one-related 10-like isoform X3, whose translation MKEAEAGERLLAYADPSPSAFTNRELTAFDNPAAAIISPHFCSSHSMDLAIVRKVLTIREGNFVVTDITGNMIFKVRGSLLFSLHDRRVLLDTAGYPIITLRKKLTSAHDRWQVYRGDSKETRDLIFSAKKSSVVQFKTTLDVFLAHNITEDAPDFKVKGSWHEQSCFIYGGNSSTIVAQMHKKHTVKSVLFGKDNFVVTVYPGIDQAFIVALIVILDEINCYLYYPSFSLFDKGVP comes from the exons ATGAAAGAAGCAGAAGCTGGCGAACGATTATTAGCATACGCTGATCCATCTCCATCAGCGTTTACTAATCGCGAGCTAACAGCGTTCGATAATCCAGCTGCTGCGATCATCAGCCCTCACTTCTGTAGTTCCCATTCTATGGATCTTGCAATTGTCAGAAAAGTTTTAACGATACGTGAGGGCAACTTTGTAGTCACCGATATCACTGGTAACATGATTTTTAAAGTACGAGGATCTCTTTTATTCAGCCTTCATGACCGCCGAGTCTTGCTTGACACTGCCGGGTATCCTATTATTACTCTAAGAAAAAAG TTGACGAGTGCACACGACAGATGGCAAGTTTATAGAGGGGATAGCAAAGAAACCAGGGATCTCATCTTCAGTGCTAAGAAATCTTCAGTCGTCCAATTTAAGACCACATTGGATGTTTTCTTAGCACATAACATTACAGAGGATGCACCAGACTTCAAGGTCAAAGGAAGTTGGCATGAACAATCCTGCTTCATATACGGGGGAAACTCCTCCACCATCGTCGCCCAA ATGCATAAGAAGCACACAGTTAAAAGCGTGCTGTTTGGGAAGGACAATTTCGTGGTGACAGTGTATCCTGGGATTGACCAAGCATTCATCGTCGCGCTTATTGTGATTCTTGATGAGATTAACTG TTACCTCTATTATCCATCCTTTTCGCTGTTTGACAAAGGCGTGCCATGA
- the LOC126620082 gene encoding protein LURP-one-related 10-like isoform X1: MKEAEAGERLLAYADPSPSAFTNRELTAFDNPAAAIISPHFCSSHSMDLAIVRKVLTIREGNFVVTDITGNMIFKVRGSLLFSLHDRRVLLDTAGYPIITLRKKLTSAHDRWQVYRGDSKETRDLIFSAKKSSVVQFKTTLDVFLAHNITEDAPDFKVKGSWHEQSCFIYGGNSSTIVAQMHKKHTVKSVLFGKDNFVVTVYPGIDQAFIVALIVILDEINWSADFGSKLRTDQNELENEPYILRKLRMSFFWSILRIVNSIYVEKVMAFLTLKGFQDAVQFVTALKAINPIKLASKNKPADISSNIR, from the exons ATGAAAGAAGCAGAAGCTGGCGAACGATTATTAGCATACGCTGATCCATCTCCATCAGCGTTTACTAATCGCGAGCTAACAGCGTTCGATAATCCAGCTGCTGCGATCATCAGCCCTCACTTCTGTAGTTCCCATTCTATGGATCTTGCAATTGTCAGAAAAGTTTTAACGATACGTGAGGGCAACTTTGTAGTCACCGATATCACTGGTAACATGATTTTTAAAGTACGAGGATCTCTTTTATTCAGCCTTCATGACCGCCGAGTCTTGCTTGACACTGCCGGGTATCCTATTATTACTCTAAGAAAAAAG TTGACGAGTGCACACGACAGATGGCAAGTTTATAGAGGGGATAGCAAAGAAACCAGGGATCTCATCTTCAGTGCTAAGAAATCTTCAGTCGTCCAATTTAAGACCACATTGGATGTTTTCTTAGCACATAACATTACAGAGGATGCACCAGACTTCAAGGTCAAAGGAAGTTGGCATGAACAATCCTGCTTCATATACGGGGGAAACTCCTCCACCATCGTCGCCCAA ATGCATAAGAAGCACACAGTTAAAAGCGTGCTGTTTGGGAAGGACAATTTCGTGGTGACAGTGTATCCTGGGATTGACCAAGCATTCATCGTCGCGCTTATTGTGATTCTTGATGAGATTAACTG gtcagctgactttggaagcaagttgcgaacagatcagaatgaattagagaatgagccttatattcttagaaagctacggatgtcttttttctggagcattttacggattgttaatagcATTTATGTAGAAAAAGTTATGGCctttttaacactgaaaggtttccaagacgctgtgcagtttgtaactgcattgaaggcaataaatccaataaaacttgcatccaagaacaagccagctgacATCTCCTCAAATATCagatga
- the LOC126617657 gene encoding TOM1-like protein 6: protein MIAATSSLTSSSAGVAVDKATSDLLISPDWTMNIDICDSVNSHHWQAKDVVKAVKKRLQHKSPKVQFLALTLLETMVKNCGDYVHVQIAERNILGEMVKIVRKRADMQVREKILILLDSWQEAFGGPAGKHPQYYWACEELRRSGVEFPKHASEAAPIFTPPVTHTTLRHAQAGYGMPSNSSRRLDETMATEMENLSLSSLDSMRNVMELLDDMLQAVNPSDRLAIKDEVIDELVNGCRTNQKKLIHMLTTTGDEELLARGLDLNDRMQNLLAKHDAIVSGLPVPTQATSFSPQPTEKSPSSSKQTEVKESSTSDSSPRPNANLSAPVGNMARFQIDEDEEEEDEFAQLARRHFKPRSVPPPNTSGGNNDNLALVSTSSTIDPSSSAATTSTPSNALVLADPPAPVKTTKEQDMIDLLSITLSTTAASPDTTPHAAPSNPHTTQDPHTVPASNGNTHQAPVAPTVQGNPYPSQPYPGNPGMGSYNSYVVPWAQAQPQSQLQQPQFQPQLQFQPQPQFQSQFHPQYPQYSSAYPPPPWAASPGYSNQNHFSTNNTSTPRANATTSYTPAQSARPLQHFNSFPTRGMNGIDTNGGSVSPGPRSPAPAAGQKPYIPSYRLFEDLNVFGNADGKFKMTNSNTSSSLSGAAGQGMVGGRK, encoded by the exons atgataGCAGCGACGTCCTCGTTAACGTCGTCTTCGGCGGGTGTGGCTGTGGACAAGGCGACGAGCGATCTTCTGATAAGTCCTGATTGGACTATGAACATAGACATCTGCGATTCCGTCAATTCTCATCATTG GCAGGCAAAAGATGTCGTAAAAGCTGTTAAGAAAAGGTTGCAGCATAAGAGCCCCAAAGTTCAATTTCTAGCCTTGACG CTTTTGGAGACAATGGTGAAGAACTGTGGGGATTATGTACATGTTCAAATTGCAGAGAGAAATATACTAGGAGAGATGGTTAAAATTGTGAGAAAGAGG GCAGATATGCAGGTTCGAGAAAAAATCTTGATATTGCTGGACTCTTGGCAAGAGGCATTTGGTGGTCCTGCTGGAAAACATCCTCAGTACTACTGGGCATGCGAGGAACTAAGG CGCTCCGGTGTAGAATTTCCCAAGCATGCATCAGAAGCAGCTCCAATATTTACACCACCTGTTACACATACAACATTGCGGCACGCTCAAGCTGGATACGGAATGCCTAGCAATTCCTCAAGAAGGCTTGATGAAACAATGGCTACAGAAATGGAGAATCTAAG tttGTCAAGCCTGGATTCTATGAGGAATGTTATGGAGCTCTTAGATGACATGCTGCAAGCTGTGAACCCTAGTGACCGTTTG GCCATAAAAGATGAAGTGATAGACGAGCTTGTCAATGGATGTCGTACCAACCAGAAAAAATTAATCCATATGCTAACTACAACTGG AGATGAAGAACTTCTTGCTCGGGGTCTTGATTTGAACGATAGAATGCAAAATCTGCTTGCAAAACATGATGCTATAGTTTCTGGTTTGCCTGTGCCAACTCAAGCTACAAGCTTTAGTCCCCAACCGACTGAAAAGTCTCCGTCAAGTTCCAAGCAGACTGAAGTAAAAGAGTCCAGCACAAGTGACTCTAGTCCAAGACCTAATGCTAATCTATCTGCACCAGTTGGTAACATGGCCAGGTTCCAGATTGATGAAgacgaagaagaggaagatgaatTTGCACAGCTAGCTCGAAG GCATTTTAAACCACGGTCCGTGCCTCCTCCGAACACATCTGGTGGAAATAATGATAATTTGGCGTTGGTGAGCACCAGTAGCACAATAGATCCATCTTCCTCAGCAGCTACAACATCCACTCCAAGCAATGCATTAGTTCTGGCTGATCCGCCTGCACCAGTTAAGACTACAAAAGAGCAGGACATGATCGACCTTCTGAGTATCACTTTATCAACAACAGCTGCCTCCCCTGACACCACCCCTCACGCTGCACCATCTAACCCTCACACCACGCAAGACCCTCACACGGTTCCAGCATCTAATGGCAACACACATCAGGCGCCTGTTGCCCCCACGGTACAAGGAAATCCCTATCCTTCTCAGCCTTATCCTGGAAATCCAGGGATGGGGTCCTATAACAGCTATGTTGTTCCGTGGGCGCAAGCACAACCTCAATCTCAACTCCAACAGCCACAGTTCCAACCTCAATTACAATTTCAACCTCAGCCTCAATTCCAGTCACAATTTCATCCTCAATATCCTCAATACTCGTCTGCCTACCCTCCCCCACCATGGGCAGCTTCACCGGGATATTCTAACCAAAATCATTTTTCCACCAATAATACATCGACTCCTCGTGCCAACGCCACCACATCTTATACGCCAGCACAATCAGCTAGACCTTTGCAGCACTTCAATTCGTTCCCTACAAGGGGAATGAATGGGATAGATACCAACGGAGGTTCAGTGAGCCCCGGTCCTAGGAGCCCTGCCCCAGCAGCAGGACAAAAGCCCTACATTCCCTCGTACCGATTATTTGAAGATCTGAATGTGTTTGGCAATGCAGATGGAAAGTTTAAGATGACAAACAGCAATACATCATCTAGCTTGTCAGGAGCTGCGGGCCAAGGTATGGTAGGTGGGAGGAAGTGA